One window of the Anopheles cruzii chromosome 2, idAnoCruzAS_RS32_06, whole genome shotgun sequence genome contains the following:
- the LOC128278969 gene encoding AT-rich interactive domain-containing protein 2 — protein MMDVVKTERNLAMVDDCTTNDASGASLIGVNAVGPMVSNAGSGAGGGGTAPVTPKESTKSQSVRRTVTKPIFEKDKYSFLCDLQMFHDKNGTPFAKLPKISGRDVDLHKLYSVVISRGGWMKVNAREDWDEVIEELDLPTRCVNNEIALKQIYIRFLDRYERVNYHGEDKDPGDDEDDEKRLHRRWTVRALHTTPSVYNHHQHNVPEALRSSLKLSEDLYRASEYDKLILSLLSPLPNEQDFAINVCTLMSNENKHTLKIDRCPRLVYALLAHAGVFNHFTLRDTFDEYYSNIRKNSLQRFWRECLFEKPQVFELSMEDYFAKMDTDPSALIASIYREEEQQEEDAEDDKENDADTDHTEVAPSRLNMATLRTFLCLGTGLGTNDYIGQRVLQIASIFRNLSFNEENLSLLGRNRTFIRFLIMCSNARWNNLHHLGLDMLGNIANEIDVNDPQSDEITRCLLSTVSEGLEGADRGVIISCLEVLSKLAQKEANEDNLNRCLNQQLYDQITLFLFLNDIMLLLYTLECIYSLTSMGEKPCQAIMHVRGVLDTLVSLVTVEAQSYGPDACILMRVVETIPGNMAGPQGPFQPATPPHGASMHTNPVPTMAQLTVHKDAPSGTVYSTPEVPKVPNASNSPTVGSNKPMPALSVTQMVTSQPASPATGNQMITRPPAADSPQVSVNIIARPDSMAANTDGSRTVVSGTTVTGASVTQPPTSSLAAKHMQQQQVQESEQFACAWLRASFEMHTAPAIRTDQQEVYKLYMATNAKLGRKVIVPPSHFPRCVRTVFGASVGPVQFKMEQNGVESISTFYEGLKVRAKPLSIVHKGTVLTPNIEYVTASSALSSAAPPDCAVGPKQVPNAGTTAAAAATSSTTTLTTVPIDVFPNGSRLATASVVCSAKGPSLPVPSLTFTTPTTVATTVRSSSVIATAPPASSATSQSVQKTPPSHTPTITTQPPKTHISKHLAPPYSSTPGTVTVTAAAPSSTKQQQLIVTQVGGKSVLINQPTATTGGQQQQYLPPTPSSPLLQQVLSGEQKNNVIVLNQTTISPHPAPQSTTPLLQHQPGQGSVSVQQHHHHSTGTTTIMNQSGTISSTTTNPSALIKSLLANKVTTSAVPESTLATAVATAAAAAAATTPSSSLSTTNITPTTNCLIAPNVNVRQVTQRQQLQKQKQMIEQKLPGGANASVVVTSNNPNNLTNIKVGNSTISIKPGTLPTNTVITATNPHEALNAPPPLAPLSQPGSQGTLIKTIMQNEAASQMHQQKLLPNKVLSELLEKKPGEMIIAGETTIKRKIDVDATAEPPVKRIEVAGGESGKVKAADLYAELAGSILAGEELEDSDTRAAREAEQLKLKLQLQQQQQQQLQQQQLQQQLQHQQQQQQQQQFLQQQLQQQQQQQQQQQQQMISMPVPMQRQIIVTPNSGGTPQMIISAPPSATNPHQQQHLTSQTTATIKTDSGYQTVPIILQHNAAITQGSLQIQKTSGTSAGPLMQQAVISAQTPQPPPTQYILATNPQGQTYVVAQQAPAPQSQPQLQQTVLLAQGSSPHHMVAQQHSSSQKTIIIVQQPQQQQPQAALQQAPQQQQQSLVPAVVSQQQPQIHSVQATAFQAQQIAAMQAQAAGGTQKIFVNQQGQQILMTQLPRQVIVSHAGMAMGGGNPPGTAIFTSAALSSHLSAATTTSTAGTMLPAAGTSSSVGAGTIIEKKPIYITTNAQGNTISFEGPPQQLQVQTSASGQLQLKHIGPGTQVVNAGGHIIQQTATGQQTIQFIQQGPSSQQLQQQPQATQQIVFQSQSSPGPAQIIQQQIIQPAPGQQPQQIIQKVLQQHLAQATKPNQSQIITMQKQTTQQTVTIGPPSSISIQRQSGGIVLPPKTVTTSTPLSATSKQQIIQVVQQKLTTNAVSGATMTSQQQQQQQAFVTQRPILPSVPQTTTISQTVVVPGSGTGGPMPTPAPMQSISVTPVQPTPAPPAVAATTPNAAAPTTTTGGSPSTTPGPAMANTGVPTAAPSTTPVTTSGAVSPPQANVAAQPGIQMIPPADPQKFVEEEDVDPSWPWICDWRGCPRKKFNSATEVFRHACLVHCPDTVDLSADIYCQWGPGASLCDNLPRKRFSLMTHIFDRHCTAESFKAAVQRRLSGGPQHPPQPYPVTLIRQPTVTGGANATIRTVGVSGASNTSTGGRGSPAPATCTKIDPSTGSEGTGSAPAAGGSPSSTNGPGQLSAAGPAALHAIKRHTLEYVNSKEFQDEMEGPVTKSIRLTSALILRNLVVYSHSAKRNLRAYEAHLAGVALSNVESSRTVAQLLFEMNDTQPNY, from the exons ATGATGGACGTCGTGAAAACAGAACGCAACCTGGCGATGGTTGATGACTGCACCACGAATGATGCAAGCGGCGCTAGCTTGATCGGCGTCAACGCTGTTGGCCCTATGGTCAGTAATGCGGGTAGTGgcgcaggcggcggcggaactGCTCCCGTAACCCCAAAAGAATCAACAAAATCTCAAAGCGTCCGCCGAACGGTCACCAAGCCGATCTTTGAGAAAGACAAGTACAGCTTCCTGTGCGATCTGCAAATGTTCCACGACAAAAATGG GACACCATTTGCGAAACTTCCCAAGATAAGTGGCCGCGACGTTGATCTACACAAACTCTACTCGGTCGTCATAAGTCGCGGAGGATGGATGAAG GTTAATGCCCGTGAAGATTGGGACGAAGTGATTGAAGAGCTCGATCTGCCGACGCGATGTGTGAACAATGAGATCGCACTGAAGCAGATCTACATTCGCTTTCTGGATCGCTACGAACGAGTAAACTATCATGGCGAAGATAAGGACCCGGGCgatgatgaggacgacgaGAAGCGGTTACATCGGCGCTGGACGGTCCGGGCACTGCACACCACACCGAGTGTgtacaaccaccaccagcacaacGTCCCGGAAGCGCTCCGCTCGTCGTTGAAGCTGTCCGAAGATCTGTACCGTGCCTCGGAGTACGATAAGCTGATCCTGTCCCTGCTGTCACCGTTACCGAACGAGCAAGACTTTGCCATCAACGTGTGTACGCTGATGTCGAACGAGAACAAGCACACGCTCAAGATCGATCGCTGCCCGCGGTTGGTGTACGCACTGTTGGCGCATGCTGGCGTTTTCAATCACTTTACGCTGCGCGACACCTTCGATGAGTACTATTCGAACATCCGGAAGAACTCGCTGCAGCGCTTTTGGAGGGAGTGTCTGTTCGAGAAACCGCAAGTGTTCGAGCTTTCGATGGAAGATTACTTCGCCAAAATGGACACCGATCCGAGTGCACTGATTGCCAGTATCTACCGGGAGGAAGAGCAGCAAGAGGAAGACGCGGAGGACGACAAGGAAAATGACGCCGACACAGACCACACCGAAGTGGCTCCCAGTCGGCTCAATATGGCCACGCTGCGAACGTTCCTGTGCCTCGGGACGGGGCTCGGAACGAACGACTACATCGGCCAACGGGTGCTGCAGATTGCGTCAATCTTTCGCAATCTGAGCTTCAACGAAGAAAACCTTTCGCTCCTTGGCCGCAATCGTACGTTCATCCGCTTTCTCATCATGTGCTCCAACGCGCGCTGGAACAACCTGCACCACCTTGGGCTCGATATGCTCGGAAACATTGCCAACGAGATCGACGTGAACGACCCGCAATCGGACGAAATCACGCGCTGTCTTCTGTCCACCGTCTCCGAGGGATTGGAAGGTGCCGATCGCGGTGTCATTATCAGCTGCCTGGAGGTGCTGAGTAAACTGGCACAGAAAGAAGCGAACGAGGACAATCTAAATCGCTGCCTCAACCAGCAGCTGTACGATCAGATAacgctctttctctttctgaacgacatcatgctgctgctctaCACCCTCGAGTGTATCTACTCCCTGACGTCGATGGGCGAAAAACCGTGCCAAGCGATCATGCACGTTCGGGGTGTGCTCGATACGCTCGTTTCGCTCGTGACGGTGGAGGCGCAAAGTTACGGGCCGGACGCCTGTATACTGATGCGTGTCGTAGAAACCATCCCGGGCAATATGGCTGGCCCTCAGGGGCCGTTCCAGCCGGCAACGCCACCGCACGGTGCTTCTATGCATACCAATCCCGTGCCAACAATGGCCCAGCTTACCGTTCACAAAGATGCACCATCCGGAACGGTTTATTCGACACCGGAAGTGCCGAAAGTTCCAAACGCCAGCAACAGCCCTACCGTTGGCAGCAATAAACCCATGCCCGCCCTTTCCGTGACTCAAATGGTCACTTCACAGCCAGCTTCCCCTGCCACGGGCAACCAAATGATCACACGTCCACCGGCGGCTGACTCGCCTCAAGTTTCTGTCAACATTATTGCGCGGCCCGATTCGATGGCAGCCAACACAGACGGTAGCCGGACGGTAGTCTCCGGAACGACGGTAACTGGCGCATCCGTCACCCAACCACCGACCAGTTCTCTGGCCGCAAAGcacatgcagcagcagcaagtgcagGAGAGTGAACAGTTTGCCTGTGCCTGGCTGAGAGCATCGTTCGAGATGCACACGGCACCGGCCATCCGGACCGATCAACAGGAGGTCTACAAACTGTACATGGCGACGAATGCGAAACTCGGTCGAAAGGTGATCGTACCACCGTCACACTTTCCACGCTGCGTCCGCACCGTGTTCGGAGCCTCGGTTGGTCCGGTGCAGTTTAAGATGGAACAGAACGGCGTTGAGTCGATCAGCACGTTCTACGAGGGGCTAAAGGTGCGCGCGAAACCCTTGTCCATTGTCCACAAGGGCACGGTGCTG ACGCCCAACATTGAATATGTAACCGCTAGCTCCGCTTTGAGTAGCGCTGCGCCACCAGACTGTGCCGTCGGCCCAAAACAGGTTCCCAATGCTGGcaccacggcagcagcagcagccacatcCTCTACAACCACTCTCACGACGGTTCCGATCGATGTTTTCCCAAACGGAAGCCGATTGGCCACGGCATCGGTCGTATGCTCGGCGAAAGGGCCATCGTTGCCGGTACCGTCGCTTACTTTCACAACGCCCACCACGGTAGCGACGACCGTACGATCGTCTTCCGTTATAGCAACGGCACCGCCGGCCTCATCGGCAACATCCCAATCCGTTCAAAAGACCCCCCCGTCACACACTCCAACGATCACCACGCAACCGCCCAAGACGCACATCTCGAAGCACCTGGCACCGCCGTATAGTTCGACACCGGGCACGGTCACGGTAACAGCCGCCGCACCATCCTccaccaagcagcagcagctaataGTGACACAGGTCGGCGGCAAGAGCGTGCTTATCAATCAgcccacggccaccaccggcggt caacagcaacagtaccTTCCGCCGACACCGTCGTCTCCACTGTTGCAGCAGGTGCTTAGTGGGGAGCAGAAGAACAACGTGATTGTCCTGAACCAGACAACCATCTCACCGCACCCAGCACCACAGAGCACAACCCCATTGCTTCAGCACCAACCAGGGCAAGGTAGTGTGAGTGTGcagcaacaccatcaccatagCACCGGCACAACGACGATCATGAACCAGTCGGGCACGATCtcttcgacgacgaccaaTCCGTCGGCTCTCATCAAGAGCTTACTGGCGAACAAGGTAACGACGAGCGCGGTTCCCGAAAGCAcgctcgccaccgccgtcgccactgccgctgctgctgctgctgccactacTCCTTCCAGTAGTTTGTCTACTACCAACATTACTCCTACTACCAATTGTTTGATTGCACCGAATGTGAATGTGCGTCAG GTCACCCAGCGGCAGCAACTacagaagcaaaaacaaatgatcGAGCAAAAACTTCCGGGAGGAGCGAACGCGTCGGTTGTGGTGACCTCGAACAATCCGAACAATTTGACCAACATTAAAGTGGGCAACTCGACCATCTCGATCAAGCCAGGCACGTTGCCAACGAACACCGTGATCACGGCCACGAATCCACACGAGGCACTCAACGCTCCGCCGCCCTTGGCCCCCCTGAGCCAACCGGGTAGCCAGGGTACGCTCATCAAAACGATCATGCAAAACGAAGCGGCGTCCCAGATGCACCAGCAAAAGTTGCTTCCGAATAAGGTGCTCTCGGAGCTTCTGGAGAAGAAACCGGGCGAAATGATCATTGCCGGTGAAACGACGATCAAGCGTAAGATCGATGTCGATGCAACGGCCGAACCACCCGTCAAGCGGATTGAGGTGGCCGGTGGTGAGAGCGGCAAAGTGAAGGCTGCTGATCTGTACGCCGAACTGGCAGGTTCCATACTGGCCGGTGAAGAGCTAGAGGATTCCGATACCCGTGCTGCCCGAGAAGCGGAACAGTTGAAATTGAAGCTTCAActacaacaacagcaacaacaacaactgcagcaacagcagcttcagcaacaactgcagcatcaacagcaacaacagcagcaacagcagtttTTGCAACAGCaattacagcagcagcagcagcagcagcaacaacaacagcagcaaatgaTTTCGATGCCCGTTCCGATGCAAAGACAAATCATCGTTACACCAAACAGTGGTGGGACGCCTCAGATGATCATATCGGCCCCGCCATCCGCGACCAACCctcaccaacagcagcatttGACTTCGCAAACGACGGCCACTATCAAAACGGACAGCGGCTACCAAACGGTACCGATAATCTTGCAGCACAATGCAGCGATTACCCAAGGATCGCTTCAGATACAGAAGACGTCCGGTACTTCCGCGGGTCCTCTGATGCAACAGGCCGTCATTTCCGCACAAACACCGCAACCGCCACCGACTCAGTACATTCTGGCCACGAATCCACAGGGTCAAACGTACGTCGTAGCACAGCAAGCGCCTGCGCCACAGTCGCAACCTCAGCTTCAGCAAACCGTGTTGCTAGCCCAGGGATCGTCTCCGCATCACATGGTGGCCCAGCAGCATAGTTCGTCGCAAaaaacgatcatcatcgtacaacaaccgcaacagcagcaaccccaAGCGGCCCTGCAGCaagcaccgcagcagcagcaacaatcgctCGTACCGGCCGTCGTTAGTCAACAACAGCCCCAGATTCACAGTGTTCAGGCAACAGCCTTCCAAGCGCAACAAATCGCCGCAATGCAAGCGCAAGCGGCGGGAGGAACGCAAAAAATCTTCGTTAACCAGCAAGGTCAACAAATTCTCATGACTCAACTACCGCGCCAGGTAATTGTTAGCCACGCCGGTATGGCGATGGGCGGTGGGAACCCGCCCGGAACTGCCATTTTCACCTCGGCAGCCCTATCGTCGCATTTGTCGGCCGCGACCACCACTTCAACCGCTGGTACCATGCTTCCCGCGGCGGGAACATCCAGCTCGGTCGGAGCAGGGACGATCATCGAAAAGAAACCAATCTACATCACGACGAACGCACAGGGCAACACGATCAGCTTTGAGGGCCCCCCGCAGCAGCTGCAAGTACAAACGTCGGCCAGTGGTCAACTGCAACTGAAACATATCGGACCCGGCACGCAGGTTGTGAACGCCGGAGGGCACATAATACAGCAAACTGCCACCGGCCAACAGACAATACAATTCATTCAGCAGGGACCATCTTCCCAGCagctgcaacagcagccgcaaGCAACGCAGCAAATTGTGTTCCAGTCACAATCATCACCCGGACCGGCGCAAATTATCCAGCAGCAAATCATACAGCCGGCCCCCGgccagcaaccgcaacagATCATCCAAAAGGTGCTCCAACAGCATTTAGCACAAGCGACCAAACCGAATCAATCGCAAATCATAACCATGCAAAAGCAGACAACCCAGCAAACGGTAACGATCGGGCCTCCGTCGAGCATCTCGATCCAGCGTCAGTCCGGCGGCATAGTTCTCCCACCCAAAACggtcaccaccagcacgccaTTATCAGCGACTTCGAAACAGCAAATCATTCAAGTTGTTCAGCAGAAACTAACGACGAATGCCGTCAGTGGTGCCACCATGacttcgcagcagcagcagcagcagcaagcctTCGTCACTCAGCGTCCCATTCTGCCGTCCGTGCCACAAACGACAACAATCAGTCAAACGGTGGTTGTGCCAGGCAGTGGCACAGGAGGACCCATGCCAACACCGGCACCAATGCAATCGATTTCGGTCACACCAGTCCAGCCGACGCCAGCACCACCTGCGGTGGCAGCGACAACACCCAACGCAGCAGCGCCAACGACAACAACCGGTGGATCACCCTCGACCACTCCGGGCCCGGCTATGGCAAACACTGGTGTCCCCACGGCGGCCCCCAGCACAACCCCAGTAACGACATCTGGTGCCGTAAGCCCACCGCAAGCAAATGTGGCCGCCCAACCCGGAATCCAAATGATACCACCTGCCGATCCGCAAAAGTTCGTCGAAGAGGAAGACGTCGATCCGAGCTGGCCGTGGATTTGCGATTGGCGTGGTTGCCCGAGAAAAAAGTTCAACTCGGCCACGGAAGTATTTCGACACGCGTGCCTCGTCCACTGTCCGGACACGGTCGACCTTAGCGCGGACATCTACTGCCAGTGGGGCCCGGGGGCTAGTTTGTGTGACAATTTACCGCGCAAGCGCTTCTCGCTGATGACGCACATCTTCGATCGACACTGCACGGCAGAG TCATTTAAGGCAGCGGTTCAGAGGAGACTTTCGGGGGGCCCACAGCACCCACCGCAGCCATATCCGGTGACGCTAATCCGTCAACCGACTGTCACTGGCGGTGCAAATGCTACGATTCGGACGGTGGGCGTATCGGGAGCCAGCAACACATCAACCGGTGGTCGAGgatcgccagcgccagcgacgTGCACAAAGATTGATCCTTCGACTGGTTCTGAAGGAACTGGATCGGCCCCGGCAGCCGGAGGGTCACCATCCAGCACGAACGGACCGGGGCAACTGTCAGCGGCCGGTCCTGCCGCCCTGCACGCAATCAAACGCCACACGCTGGAATACGTCAACTCGAAAGAATTTCAG GATGAAATGGAGGGCCCCGTGACGAAAAGTATTCGCCTTACATCCGCTCTGATCCTTCGCAATCTAGTAGTCTACAGCCATTCGGCCAAACG CAACCTGCGAGCGTACGAAGCACATCTGGCCGGAGTCGCACTGAGTAACGTCGAATcgagccgaacggtggcacaGTTGCTGTTCGAAATGAACGACACCCAACCCAACTACTAA